Proteins encoded within one genomic window of Dyadobacter chenhuakuii:
- a CDS encoding bi-domain-containing oxidoreductase, with product MKQLTQNLRTGETSLQEVPPPIVQPGYVLIQTHKSLISAGTERALIRFSKANPFQKAKLQPDKFLLAIQKIRSDGLISAIKSISNRLAQPIPLGYCNVGHVLEIGEGVQDIQVGDRIVSNGPHAEMVCIPRNLLAKIPANVADDQAVFTVLTSIGLNAVRLVSPSLGETVVVIGLGLIGLLTAEMLKISGCNVIGIETNEERLKVAVSRGFAAINPNSLSPEHCIKSLTNGFGADAVIIATASQSDHILSQAARLTRKRGKIVLIGTADLRIHRSDFYEKELTFQVSCSYGPGRYDAEYEQNGNDYPHAYVRWTENRNFQAVLHLMSNGSFDPSYLIGGNFPLNDFKAAYANLDAQKSIAVILDYPETCLSKRSIQLFRQSFSGNDGVIGIIGAGHYTSATLLPLLKNASIKHIVSANGLSAANLARKYNIAFCGTDYQDVLGDPEVDLVMITTRHNLHSQMACDAVKAGKHVFVEKPRLFAKTN from the coding sequence ATGAAGCAGCTTACGCAAAACCTGCGAACGGGGGAAACTTCGTTGCAGGAAGTCCCACCTCCGATTGTCCAGCCGGGTTATGTGCTGATCCAGACGCACAAAAGCCTGATCTCAGCAGGAACCGAGCGCGCATTGATCCGTTTCTCAAAAGCAAATCCATTTCAAAAGGCAAAATTACAGCCTGACAAGTTCCTGCTCGCCATTCAGAAAATAAGATCCGATGGCTTGATCTCTGCAATTAAAAGCATATCTAACAGGCTCGCTCAGCCCATTCCATTAGGTTACTGCAATGTGGGACACGTTTTAGAAATAGGCGAAGGCGTGCAGGACATTCAAGTCGGAGACCGGATTGTGAGCAACGGGCCGCATGCAGAAATGGTTTGCATTCCAAGAAATCTACTGGCAAAAATTCCTGCGAATGTTGCTGATGATCAGGCAGTTTTTACTGTACTGACGTCCATTGGACTGAATGCGGTCCGGCTCGTGTCGCCTTCCCTCGGAGAGACTGTCGTTGTGATCGGGCTGGGACTTATTGGCTTGCTGACTGCCGAAATGCTGAAAATCAGCGGATGTAATGTAATTGGCATTGAGACGAACGAGGAAAGGCTCAAAGTGGCCGTTTCGAGAGGTTTTGCAGCTATTAACCCAAATTCACTAAGCCCTGAACATTGCATCAAAAGCCTCACAAACGGCTTTGGTGCCGACGCCGTCATCATTGCCACTGCTTCTCAATCTGATCATATTTTATCGCAAGCAGCACGGCTTACGCGAAAACGAGGTAAAATTGTATTGATCGGAACGGCTGATCTTCGGATCCACCGCTCGGATTTTTATGAAAAAGAATTGACATTCCAGGTTTCTTGCTCCTACGGCCCGGGTCGCTATGATGCTGAATATGAGCAAAATGGTAATGACTATCCGCATGCTTATGTCCGCTGGACAGAGAACCGCAACTTTCAGGCAGTGCTTCATTTGATGTCGAACGGCTCGTTCGATCCTTCCTATTTGATTGGTGGAAATTTCCCGCTAAATGATTTTAAGGCTGCCTATGCCAATCTGGATGCTCAAAAAAGTATTGCGGTGATCCTGGATTATCCTGAAACATGCTTGTCAAAAAGATCAATTCAGTTATTCAGGCAAAGTTTTTCGGGAAATGATGGGGTAATCGGCATCATAGGGGCCGGGCATTACACGTCGGCAACATTGCTTCCGCTATTGAAAAATGCGTCGATCAAGCACATTGTCAGCGCAAACGGATTATCGGCAGCCAATCTGGCCCGTAAATACAACATTGCATTTTGCGGAACGGACTATCAGGATGTCCTCGGTGATCCGGAAGTTGAT
- a CDS encoding Gfo/Idh/MocA family protein, with translation MKKLNIGIVGYKFMGRAHSNAWKKAPQFFDMPATPVLKAACGRHEGSLKEFAEKWGWEETETDWKKLVSRPDIDIIDVALPQQLHYEVALAAAKEGKHIFCEKPLSMNSKQAEEMLKACEDNNVKHYLNHNYRRTPAVSFAKKMIEDGKVGRIFHWRCAYQQDWIIDPNFPLTWQLQKEYAQAGPQWDLNSHAVDLAHYLVGDIASVSSLTANFIKSRPIVEGGGTTGNLTAGEVGTEMGEVTVEDAALMMVMFKNGAIGSFEATRFAAGRKNRLTFEIYGSKGSLCFDLERMNELQYFSREDESGQQGFRTILATEAAHPYAGNWWPAGHIIGYEHSFVHAVVDFVAAIENDTAIKPDFSDGLKIIQVLEAGLESAASKRQVDL, from the coding sequence ATGAAAAAACTGAATATTGGAATCGTAGGTTATAAGTTTATGGGCCGCGCGCACAGCAATGCCTGGAAGAAAGCACCGCAATTTTTTGACATGCCCGCAACGCCCGTGTTGAAAGCAGCATGCGGCAGACATGAGGGTTCACTCAAAGAATTTGCCGAAAAATGGGGCTGGGAAGAAACCGAAACCGACTGGAAAAAGCTCGTTTCCAGGCCAGATATTGACATTATCGACGTTGCACTGCCTCAGCAACTGCATTACGAAGTCGCTCTCGCTGCTGCTAAGGAAGGCAAGCATATATTTTGTGAAAAACCGCTTTCCATGAACAGCAAGCAAGCAGAGGAAATGCTGAAAGCCTGTGAGGATAACAATGTCAAGCATTATCTCAACCACAATTACAGAAGAACGCCGGCGGTTTCTTTTGCCAAAAAGATGATTGAAGATGGCAAAGTCGGCCGCATTTTCCATTGGCGCTGTGCCTATCAGCAAGACTGGATCATTGACCCCAACTTCCCTTTAACCTGGCAGTTACAAAAAGAATATGCACAGGCCGGCCCGCAATGGGACTTAAATTCTCACGCTGTTGATCTCGCACATTATCTTGTGGGCGACATCGCAAGCGTTTCTTCGTTGACTGCGAATTTTATTAAAAGTCGCCCGATTGTGGAAGGTGGCGGGACAACCGGAAATCTGACGGCAGGCGAAGTTGGCACCGAAATGGGCGAAGTAACCGTGGAAGACGCTGCATTGATGATGGTGATGTTTAAAAACGGCGCAATAGGCTCATTTGAAGCCACGCGTTTTGCCGCAGGCCGGAAAAACAGGCTGACTTTTGAGATCTACGGAAGCAAGGGCAGTCTCTGTTTCGATCTGGAAAGGATGAACGAACTGCAATATTTTTCGCGGGAAGACGAAAGCGGGCAGCAAGGTTTCCGGACCATTCTGGCAACCGAGGCAGCGCATCCTTATGCCGGAAACTGGTGGCCAGCCGGGCACATTATAGGTTATGAACATTCATTTGTGCACGCTGTCGTGGATTTTGTAGCGGCCATTGAAAACGATACGGCGATCAAGCCCGATTTTTCAGACGGCTTAAAGATCATCCAGGTTCTGGAAGCTGGCCTAGAATCCGCGGCATCCAAGCGCCAGGTTGATCTGTAA
- a CDS encoding carboxypeptidase-like regulatory domain-containing protein produces the protein MKQHYFLSHFKSSLIPALLLLVTCSLSSCFLKQDRTTTVYGTITDQNGKPVDSIMVILTGLKFNNGTVLKEVYSDKDGNFELVADLPKKYSAINVEVPFLPHKNSKFQNNYNGFKIEKDGVPTNNCCTASIGEKTKYDFQLIPK, from the coding sequence ATGAAACAACACTACTTTTTATCTCATTTCAAATCTTCTCTTATACCAGCCTTGCTGCTGCTAGTAACATGCTCATTAAGCAGCTGCTTCCTCAAACAAGACCGCACAACCACGGTTTACGGGACGATTACGGATCAGAACGGGAAGCCGGTTGATAGTATTATGGTGATCTTAACAGGTCTCAAATTCAATAATGGGACCGTTCTGAAGGAAGTCTATTCTGACAAGGATGGAAATTTTGAGCTAGTTGCCGACCTCCCGAAAAAATATAGTGCTATTAATGTAGAAGTGCCTTTTCTCCCCCATAAGAATTCAAAATTCCAGAACAATTATAATGGCTTTAAAATCGAAAAAGACGGAGTTCCTACGAACAATTGCTGCACTGCATCAATAGGCGAAAAAACCAAATACGATTTTCAATTAATTCCTAAATAA
- a CDS encoding carboxypeptidase-like regulatory domain-containing protein → MHLLTIIHLQSCFLKQDRTTTVYGTITDQNGEPVDSILVTAQGSKHVKYEIFDEAFTDETGHYELVADVPRQAHSVNVVIPFSLNKNPKFGKHFKDYLVFKNEIRTLNCCNLDIGGKTRYDFQLIAK, encoded by the coding sequence ATGCATTTACTAACCATTATTCACCTCCAAAGCTGCTTTCTCAAACAAGATCGCACGACGACGGTTTATGGGACGATTACGGATCAGAATGGAGAGCCGGTGGATAGTATTTTGGTGACTGCCCAAGGGTCTAAACATGTGAAGTACGAGATTTTTGATGAAGCTTTTACAGATGAGACCGGGCATTACGAATTAGTCGCTGACGTGCCCCGACAAGCTCATTCGGTAAATGTGGTAATCCCATTTTCACTGAATAAAAATCCAAAATTTGGAAAACACTTTAAAGACTACTTGGTCTTTAAAAACGAGATAAGAACACTGAACTGCTGCAACCTTGATATTGGCGGGAAAACAAGGTATGACTTTCAGTTAATCGCTAAATAA
- a CDS encoding T9SS type A sorting domain-containing protein translates to MSSEEWQNLYERLVDTDLRPAQDRLPELAKLVETDAAKLTKSNIIPIAFINLEGIYLSDGALNKNEALKKAGKSVDFAKYEKVRIVSAAVMQEDLYQSNVSFLLDEALNIDNHAHKIDSVEIDFIDGRGFTAYPVTKKLIPHRFNSIGEHSVRIRFAIGNTNYLFETKVNVRQMERLKPYMEMEVTAKPFQSVASDSSARTALAGGTIRIIKGCDQIFDKPIIIAEGFDMGQDVNLDAIETNYKDPLNQFLIEGYDLVLLDYNDGRAAIQDNAQVLKAVIELVNTQKTGNVESIIIGESMSGLVARWALREMENAGQAHHVKLMLCYDTPHQGANVPVGLTQLAYEAHPTMLTNFILKFFAKRWRNYYKALGTPAAKQLLLHQAAHPNTGMKHADFDSFRTQLTALGNGGYPQNCRNIAVIHGSMDAGDRTLFNNYNYGSRLLLSWTPLGLQNTNIDIHTNDINKASSVFKFASWGHLWNRKAVNRTYLSALNDDFLPGGRTQSGVPNKLIGKKTHFEFCFVPTFSSIDYQGPRSTQTERELLNVWNIGPAQSPFAAVYGRNDNINTIHVRANFINWTLIGLAEGLLSGNAACPALPVPPIPVIVPFNTCYPFGKKRTTEDNTANITVSLKNASNGQYVHNWTVLPSNQYFTTTGDQITFQAEKADHYEVTCVRTHPNRRDLSATSTATIWVYDCDNVPAKPDEDQLVFADAADVWEGDFLLTTAVDSLAVFAHYHQASKVLYASLQNGTFIPSSKLKASGMFDEFAALFAEEDPGNPLPVRLVSFEAAAEGMRALLTWATAAEINSDKFIIERSSSGKDWIEIGQVKARSLSVAKEAYEFYDRDIDLKMGYYRLKMIDTDGTFAYSKIKTLRFDGMEPAIFPNPIGNDGLIHLADGANAANIAIFDISGLKVFEKSGAATQINVEKLPPGNYIIRIRLKDGTETSRLVVKK, encoded by the coding sequence GTGTCTTCCGAGGAATGGCAGAATTTATATGAGAGACTGGTCGATACAGACCTGAGACCCGCTCAGGATCGGCTTCCGGAACTTGCAAAACTTGTTGAAACGGATGCCGCAAAACTTACAAAAAGCAATATTATCCCGATTGCATTCATCAATCTCGAAGGCATTTATCTATCTGATGGTGCGCTTAATAAAAACGAAGCACTTAAAAAAGCCGGAAAATCGGTAGATTTTGCAAAATATGAAAAGGTAAGAATCGTATCTGCAGCGGTAATGCAGGAAGATTTGTACCAGTCCAATGTTTCTTTTCTACTGGACGAAGCTCTAAACATTGACAACCATGCTCACAAAATCGATTCTGTGGAGATTGATTTCATTGACGGGCGAGGCTTTACCGCTTATCCGGTAACAAAGAAGTTAATTCCCCATCGTTTTAATTCGATCGGCGAGCATAGCGTAAGAATTCGTTTTGCCATTGGTAATACTAATTATCTCTTTGAAACGAAAGTGAATGTAAGGCAAATGGAACGCCTAAAACCTTACATGGAAATGGAAGTGACTGCAAAGCCGTTTCAATCTGTCGCTTCGGATTCATCTGCCAGAACAGCATTGGCAGGAGGCACCATTCGCATTATTAAAGGATGTGATCAAATATTTGACAAACCCATCATTATTGCAGAAGGTTTTGACATGGGGCAGGATGTAAATCTCGATGCCATTGAAACAAATTATAAAGATCCGCTCAACCAGTTTTTAATTGAAGGCTACGATCTGGTACTGCTCGATTACAACGACGGACGAGCTGCTATTCAGGATAATGCACAGGTCTTAAAGGCGGTCATCGAACTTGTAAACACGCAAAAGACCGGCAATGTTGAATCTATCATTATCGGTGAAAGCATGAGCGGATTGGTTGCCAGGTGGGCATTGCGGGAAATGGAAAATGCAGGACAAGCACACCACGTAAAGCTGATGCTCTGTTACGATACGCCGCATCAGGGTGCGAATGTGCCAGTTGGGCTGACGCAGCTGGCCTATGAGGCACACCCAACAATGCTTACCAACTTCATTCTCAAATTTTTTGCCAAGCGCTGGCGAAATTATTACAAAGCATTGGGGACACCTGCTGCAAAGCAACTATTGCTACATCAGGCAGCGCATCCAAATACGGGCATGAAGCACGCCGACTTTGATAGTTTCCGCACGCAACTCACCGCACTCGGAAATGGCGGCTATCCCCAGAATTGCCGCAATATCGCCGTAATTCATGGCAGTATGGATGCGGGCGACCGTACATTGTTTAATAACTATAATTATGGCAGCAGATTGCTACTAAGTTGGACACCATTAGGACTGCAAAACACCAATATCGACATTCATACCAATGATATCAATAAAGCTAGTAGTGTGTTCAAATTCGCTTCGTGGGGACATCTATGGAATAGAAAAGCTGTTAACCGGACTTACCTAAGTGCTTTAAACGATGATTTTCTTCCTGGTGGACGCACACAATCCGGCGTTCCCAATAAGTTGATTGGTAAGAAGACCCATTTTGAGTTTTGTTTCGTGCCAACATTTAGTTCAATAGATTATCAGGGGCCTAGGTCTACACAAACAGAGAGAGAATTATTAAATGTTTGGAATATTGGTCCAGCGCAATCACCTTTCGCTGCAGTTTATGGGAGAAATGATAACATCAATACTATACACGTTCGAGCAAATTTCATAAACTGGACTTTGATAGGCCTCGCCGAAGGCCTGCTATCCGGCAATGCAGCCTGCCCGGCGCTTCCTGTTCCGCCAATTCCTGTTATCGTCCCTTTCAACACATGCTATCCATTTGGCAAGAAGCGTACGACCGAGGACAACACAGCAAACATTACGGTCTCTTTGAAGAATGCTTCCAATGGGCAATATGTGCATAACTGGACGGTTTTGCCATCCAATCAATATTTTACAACTACCGGTGACCAGATTACATTTCAGGCTGAAAAAGCGGACCATTATGAAGTTACCTGTGTTCGTACTCATCCAAACCGCAGGGATTTGAGCGCGACATCAACAGCAACGATCTGGGTTTATGATTGCGATAATGTTCCAGCGAAGCCGGATGAAGACCAATTGGTGTTTGCAGATGCGGCTGATGTTTGGGAAGGTGATTTCTTACTGACCACGGCTGTGGATTCACTTGCCGTCTTTGCACATTATCACCAAGCGTCCAAGGTTTTATACGCGTCACTGCAAAACGGTACATTCATTCCAAGCAGCAAGCTCAAAGCCAGTGGCATGTTTGATGAATTTGCAGCACTTTTCGCAGAAGAAGATCCTGGCAATCCTCTTCCCGTACGGTTGGTTTCGTTTGAAGCTGCGGCCGAAGGCATGCGTGCATTACTGACATGGGCGACAGCAGCAGAAATCAACAGCGATAAATTCATCATTGAGCGAAGTTCGTCCGGTAAAGACTGGATCGAAATTGGTCAGGTGAAGGCGCGAAGTCTGAGCGTAGCGAAGGAAGCGTATGAATTTTATGATAGGGATATTGATCTTAAAATGGGCTACTATCGCTTGAAAATGATTGATACGGATGGCACATTCGCTTACAGCAAGATCAAAACGCTGAGATTCGACGGTATGGAACCCGCCATATTTCCAAATCCGATCGGCAATGATGGATTAATACATTTGGCAGACGGTGCCAATGCTGCAAACATCGCCATTTTCGATATTTCAGGACTGAAAGTGTTTGAAAAGAGTGGTGCAGCAACGCAGATTAATGTTGAGAAACTTCCACCGGGAAATTATATCATCCGCATCCGATTGAAAGATGGAACTGAGACGAGCCGGTTGGTTGTGAAGAAATAG
- a CDS encoding T9SS type A sorting domain-containing protein translates to MKITLQILALILASLTGFAQWSTDPTQGNLIRQGTNAIEDFTLHTDNTGGTFLVWEDWRTFGPNIYAQRITTAGSPKWDENEGHIVRPMQGNGEMIASIMEMGSTSDGNGNAIIAWSDNRDGLHVYVQKINDNGEMQWQKDGQNICNPCAYADKVKIISDGSGGSIIAWSGERAFGEVSEVYMQRINENGVSQWQSNGARVTNNDEYHKILLNIVSDGNNGAIVTWEYQQDGISEIRAQRLDNNGNALWAAEGTILGNFTDGNARQLESITDGNGGIITVWYDVRNSSGNLYAQKINSNGQPQWTFGGLPICTANGDQTRANIVSDAQGGAIIAWEDPRNGPPNIYAQRINASGQAQWSADGIPVYAQSFNQVNPQVTPDGEGGAVICWTDARNAGVPDNHRDVYAQRVNDSGTLLWESNGIPVAIGESDQGGVAITTDDNGAFVIVWLGDYDSIFASRLGKDGVLPVTLVTFEARAENDNAVLTWTTSQEIVNKGFEIQRSADAKHFDKITFVNPYSSGSDTTQNYQYTDRAPLPGTNYYRLKQLDHDGKFAYSKMVHVNLPKTSHISVYPNPTIGDLFVETENVSERLQVIDMLGRTVLDKRVVKPRTHINVKDLSPGMYIIKGGALSQVFVKQ, encoded by the coding sequence ATGAAAATAACATTACAAATACTCGCACTTATTTTAGCCAGTCTGACTGGATTTGCACAATGGAGTACAGATCCGACACAGGGAAATTTAATCCGCCAGGGGACAAACGCGATAGAGGACTTTACCCTTCACACAGATAATACTGGTGGAACATTCCTTGTCTGGGAAGATTGGCGGACATTCGGCCCGAATATCTATGCACAACGCATTACCACAGCTGGTTCGCCAAAGTGGGATGAAAATGAAGGACATATAGTCCGCCCGATGCAGGGTAACGGTGAAATGATCGCCAGCATTATGGAAATGGGATCGACAAGTGATGGAAATGGAAATGCTATCATCGCATGGTCAGATAACCGAGATGGCTTACATGTCTATGTCCAGAAGATTAACGATAACGGTGAAATGCAGTGGCAAAAGGATGGCCAAAATATTTGTAACCCATGCGCTTATGCTGATAAAGTAAAGATCATAAGTGATGGGAGCGGTGGATCGATCATTGCATGGAGTGGCGAAAGAGCTTTCGGTGAAGTTAGTGAAGTTTATATGCAACGGATCAATGAAAACGGTGTAAGTCAATGGCAAAGCAATGGTGCAAGGGTAACGAACAACGACGAGTATCACAAAATTTTACTAAACATTGTGAGCGACGGAAACAATGGTGCAATTGTAACATGGGAATATCAGCAGGATGGAATAAGTGAAATACGTGCCCAACGATTAGATAACAATGGTAACGCCCTCTGGGCGGCCGAAGGAACTATTTTAGGCAATTTCACTGACGGTAATGCAAGACAACTGGAATCTATAACTGATGGCAATGGCGGAATAATAACTGTTTGGTATGACGTGCGTAATTCTTCCGGAAACCTGTATGCGCAAAAAATCAATTCGAATGGACAACCGCAATGGACTTTTGGAGGACTTCCCATTTGTACTGCAAATGGAGATCAGACTCGTGCTAATATTGTCAGTGATGCGCAAGGAGGGGCAATCATCGCTTGGGAAGATCCGAGAAATGGCCCTCCTAACATTTACGCGCAACGGATAAATGCCAGCGGCCAGGCTCAATGGTCAGCTGACGGCATACCAGTTTATGCGCAATCTTTTAATCAGGTTAATCCACAAGTAACGCCTGACGGCGAGGGTGGTGCTGTTATATGTTGGACTGACGCCAGGAATGCCGGGGTTCCAGATAACCACAGAGACGTGTATGCCCAGCGCGTGAATGACTCCGGAACTTTACTATGGGAAAGTAACGGCATTCCGGTTGCCATTGGAGAGAGTGATCAGGGCGGTGTTGCAATCACCACTGATGATAATGGAGCCTTTGTGATCGTCTGGCTTGGTGACTACGACAGCATATTTGCATCTCGCCTTGGCAAGGACGGTGTGCTCCCCGTTACGCTGGTCACATTCGAGGCTCGTGCTGAAAATGACAATGCAGTTTTAACATGGACAACCAGTCAGGAAATCGTTAATAAGGGTTTTGAAATTCAACGCAGCGCCGATGCTAAGCATTTTGATAAGATTACGTTCGTAAATCCTTATAGCAGCGGATCCGACACGACTCAAAACTATCAATATACCGACCGCGCCCCACTCCCGGGCACTAATTATTACCGCCTCAAACAACTCGATCACGACGGAAAATTTGCTTACAGCAAGATGGTTCATGTCAACCTTCCCAAGACTTCCCATATATCCGTCTATCCCAATCCTACAATAGGTGATCTCTTCGTTGAAACAGAGAACGTTAGTGAGCGTCTACAAGTTATAGATATGCTTGGTCGCACTGTTCTTGACAAGCGCGTAGTTAAGCCCAGAACACACATTAATGTTAAGGATTTATCACCTGGAATGTATATTATAAAGGGAGGTGCTTTGAGTCAGGTTTTTGTGAAGCAATAG
- a CDS encoding T9SS type A sorting domain-containing protein, with protein sequence MKHLFTLFSLLVFPCYAFAQWNDNPSINTRICDSEALQDDHELAADNAGGTFIAWKDLRSGALHLYAQHIDSEGFKKWPGEGVPIATATESDEYLMDFKLVADGDGGVIIVWADARNQAPYEFDADIYAQRINANGEVQWTFNGETICDALGLQHSIDVMEDGSGGVFIVWEDKRDINPNIYAQHVNHSGKAEWTANGMPVSKDNVNPNIRPQLVADGNEGLMVFWHQTTSPYDRYYKAQHLSKTGAQQWSNGGLQIITLGYADPFIKPEIIADGEGGAIVSWYEHLGDSHQILAQRINSTGLSMWPGRAIYVCESILGRAFPEMVTDNSGGAIVIWAHGPILQPNAIHGQRVNAAGQLLWPTIGLPVINRNTRVYDYQLVTDGTDGAIIAWTDATSDIRGQRVTGLGVRQWHIKGATICSADNNQARIRMVSNGNYEALVFWLDRRIEPRQIYGTLTNNQILLPVTLIAFDAFAEHSQVQLLWTTSMETNNERFDIERSRDGKKFEKIGEVLASSDSAAEKHYRFTDPAPISGINYYRLRQLDHDGKFAYSKMAVVESVGDEDFSIYPNPSHDRVNIKSSKTLTKLEIVNMIGITVITVPVSSNHLPVDISSLQPGLYVVRAGVTSKLFVKN encoded by the coding sequence ATGAAACATTTATTCACTCTATTTTCTCTCCTTGTATTTCCGTGTTATGCCTTCGCGCAATGGAATGACAACCCGTCAATTAACACGAGGATTTGCGATTCTGAAGCCCTCCAAGATGATCACGAGCTTGCTGCTGACAATGCAGGTGGAACATTTATAGCATGGAAAGATTTACGTTCGGGAGCTCTTCATTTATATGCTCAACACATTGATTCGGAAGGATTTAAGAAATGGCCAGGCGAAGGTGTGCCCATAGCCACTGCGACGGAAAGCGACGAATATTTGATGGATTTCAAGCTTGTTGCGGATGGAGATGGTGGTGTTATTATCGTTTGGGCAGACGCACGAAATCAAGCTCCTTATGAATTCGATGCGGATATTTACGCCCAAAGAATAAATGCTAATGGTGAGGTTCAATGGACTTTCAATGGGGAAACCATATGTGATGCGTTAGGACTACAACACAGCATAGATGTAATGGAAGATGGTTCTGGCGGCGTATTCATTGTATGGGAGGATAAGCGGGACATTAACCCAAATATTTACGCCCAACACGTCAATCATTCCGGCAAGGCTGAATGGACAGCTAATGGTATGCCTGTTAGTAAAGACAATGTAAATCCCAATATCCGTCCGCAATTGGTCGCCGATGGGAATGAGGGGTTAATGGTATTTTGGCATCAAACTACATCGCCCTACGACCGCTATTATAAAGCCCAGCACCTTAGCAAAACGGGCGCTCAGCAATGGTCAAATGGCGGGCTCCAGATTATCACCCTTGGCTACGCTGACCCTTTTATAAAGCCGGAAATTATAGCTGACGGTGAAGGCGGAGCGATTGTTTCTTGGTATGAACACCTTGGAGATAGTCACCAAATCCTCGCCCAGCGCATTAATTCAACTGGTTTATCAATGTGGCCTGGCAGAGCCATTTATGTATGTGAAAGTATACTCGGCCGCGCGTTTCCAGAGATGGTGACTGATAATAGTGGAGGTGCAATAGTTATTTGGGCACACGGGCCAATTTTGCAACCCAATGCTATCCACGGCCAGAGAGTAAACGCTGCTGGTCAATTGCTATGGCCAACGATAGGATTACCTGTTATAAATAGAAATACCAGGGTATATGACTATCAACTTGTAACTGACGGAACGGACGGGGCTATTATTGCATGGACAGATGCTACATCCGATATCCGTGGACAACGAGTTACAGGCTTGGGTGTTCGTCAGTGGCACATTAAGGGTGCCACAATCTGCAGTGCAGATAACAATCAAGCTAGAATCAGAATGGTTAGCAATGGAAATTATGAAGCTCTTGTCTTTTGGTTAGACCGGAGAATTGAACCACGCCAGATATACGGCACCTTAACAAACAATCAGATTCTTTTGCCAGTGACACTAATTGCATTTGACGCCTTTGCTGAGCATAGCCAGGTTCAGTTGTTATGGACGACGTCAATGGAAACAAATAATGAGCGTTTCGACATTGAAAGAAGCAGAGACGGCAAAAAATTTGAAAAGATCGGTGAGGTTTTAGCTTCGTCTGATTCAGCTGCCGAAAAACACTATCGATTTACTGACCCTGCCCCCATCTCAGGAATTAATTACTATCGCCTCAGGCAACTCGATCATGACGGGAAATTTGCTTACAGTAAAATGGCCGTGGTAGAATCCGTCGGGGATGAAGATTTCAGCATTTATCCAAATCCCTCCCATGACCGAGTAAATATCAAATCTTCAAAAACGCTGACAAAGCTGGAAATCGTAAATATGATCGGCATTACTGTAATAACCGTCCCTGTTTCCAGTAATCATTTACCGGTTGACATCAGTTCCTTGCAGCCAGGTTTGTATGTTGTGAGAGCAGGTGTGACAAGTAAACTTTTTGTAAAGAACTGA
- the porT gene encoding type IX secretion/gliding motility protein PorT/SprT translates to MHYTYLRDLFDLHRAKIILGILLLLMAAQEVKSQGIGYRRRHLEFYDDKPIHYGILFGVPFTRFNIKHSNDFVSKDSAFVIQSPTNAAFRMGFIVNAFLTDHFDIRTTPSVSLYDRNVKFSYPNGVEKTEKRESTWIEIPLLLKYKSLRRVNSRMYMLAGFTLGLETNVKRNRGGGQLDTKSSDFSLDYGIGYEQFFEFFKFAPELRFSHGLTNVFNPSKNSLGTGINKLSTHTVTLYLNFE, encoded by the coding sequence ATGCATTACACTTACCTTCGGGATTTGTTCGATTTACATAGGGCAAAAATAATATTAGGCATTCTTTTGCTGCTGATGGCGGCTCAGGAAGTGAAATCACAGGGAATAGGGTACAGGCGCCGTCATTTGGAATTTTACGATGACAAGCCTATCCATTATGGTATCCTTTTCGGCGTGCCATTCACCCGCTTCAATATCAAGCACAGCAACGATTTTGTCTCCAAAGACTCCGCATTCGTAATCCAATCCCCAACCAACGCGGCATTCCGCATGGGCTTTATCGTCAATGCATTTCTGACGGACCATTTCGACATCCGCACCACGCCCTCGGTCTCCCTATACGACCGGAATGTCAAGTTCAGCTACCCTAATGGCGTCGAAAAGACTGAAAAGCGTGAATCGACCTGGATTGAGATTCCTTTGTTGTTGAAATACAAATCCTTACGCAGGGTAAATTCCAGAATGTATATGCTTGCCGGCTTTACTTTGGGTTTGGAAACCAATGTAAAGAGAAACCGGGGCGGCGGCCAGCTGGACACAAAATCGAGTGATTTCTCGCTTGACTACGGCATTGGCTACGAGCAGTTTTTCGAATTTTTCAAATTCGCGCCAGAACTGCGCTTTTCTCATGGGTTAACCAATGTTTTCAACCCTTCTAAAAATTCCTTAGGGACCGGGATCAATAAATTGTCCACGCACACGGTTACATTGTATTTAAATTTTGAATAA